One Pectobacterium cacticida genomic window, GCTGACCTGGTGGGCAGAGGACTGCCTGTTACAAGCCGATCCCAGTTGGTGGAGCGGGAAGGTTGCGCTACCCGTGTCGCCGCAGCGCCGCGACTGGTTGCATGTGAACGCCGAACAGCTTCATCGCCATTTCTCTCTGCCACCGAGGTTGCCGCCGGATCCGCAAGCTTCACTCATGCAGATGGGCAAGCTGGATACCGCACAGCGGGAAACGGTATTACGCTTGATGGCGCGGGTTTGCCAGCCCATACGTAACCCGGATCGCGCTGATGCCGAAGGCATATGGTGTGGGCGGTTGGCAAAGGCATTGCGGCCGGGCTTATGGTTACCGGCGGGGATCACCTTTTCTGCGTCATCTTCCGCGCCATTGCTGTCGGAGTCCTCTGCAACCAGCTATCAGGATGCGTTGTTGCTACTGCGTCTTCGCTATGGTGAAGCGTGCTGGTCACGTCTACGGCTGCTCTATCCGCGCGATTGGCCCGATCATCATCCTATCTCGGCGGCGCCATTGCCTGCCGCCAGACTCAATGCGCTGTGCGATGCCCTGATCTGGAAAGCATCGATGTCAGCATAATCCCCTCATTTTTATTTATTTTGCTAAGGACGAAGCATGCTGACGACGAAAACGTTTGTGACATTACCCGGCGCCAGTCGGGATGAAACGGCAATTATTCCGGCGGAGCGGATTGCGGCACATCGGCGCAGTCGGACACTTTGGGAAGAAGCCAATGCGCAGGCCGATACGATCGTGGCGCAAGCGCACGAACGTGCCCGAATGCTGTGTGCGCAAGCCGTAGAACAGGCAGAAGCAGAATTCTGGCAGCAGGCAAATGTGTTGTTGCAGGGTGTTCGGCAAGACCGAATGCAGATGGAACAGGCCATGATTACGCAAGCCGGACAGCTACTGCGCGATGCGCTGGCGCACGTGCTGGATAAAACACCTGCGCCGTCGCGCCATCACGCCTTACTGCGGCAGTTGCTGAAGCAACAGCAGGGGGAAAGCCGGGGAACGCTGTACTGCCATCCTGCCCAGCTTGCCGATGTGCAGCATTGGCTGGATGCCCATGCGCATCTGGAATGGCGTCTTGCCAGCGACGAAGCGTTGGATAACGATGCCATGAAGCTGATTACGGCACATGGCGTGATGTCGCTGAGCTGGCCGCAGGCGGTAAAACAGCTCATGCCGCCAGAGTATCCTACCGCGATGTGACGCTGCGGCTGACAAAATAGCGATTGACAAGGGGAACTGCTCGCCGGGGTTAACCACTCACTATCAGGTCAATGGCCGATTTTAAGTCAACGACCAAAACCTGTGTTGTGAGAAAACTACTTTATGAGGAGAGCGCGCGATGTCCCTTAACTCAATCCAGCGTCGTCTTGACGCGCATCTGGTCGATTCGCAGAAACAACTGGATGATATTGCGCTGAATGTTGCCGAAGGCGGCGCCAGTCAGGCGGATAGCTACGCCTTTTTTGAGGCCAGCATGGATTATTCTAATGCCAGTTGGGCTGTCGGGCAGTTGTTGAGCGTTAAACACGGTCTGGCAAAGGCTATCATCAATGACTTCAACTGAGTTGACCGTGATGCTGGAGCGGTGGCTAAACGGAGGAACGTCGATGTTGAAGCTGGAGATTGACGGCGGCGCGGTGGCGATAGTGCGGCAGTCATCGGGCGTGGCGTGCCGCGCGGTCATTCCGCTGCGCA contains:
- the sctL gene encoding type III secretion system stator protein SctL, which gives rise to MLTTKTFVTLPGASRDETAIIPAERIAAHRRSRTLWEEANAQADTIVAQAHERARMLCAQAVEQAEAEFWQQANVLLQGVRQDRMQMEQAMITQAGQLLRDALAHVLDKTPAPSRHHALLRQLLKQQQGESRGTLYCHPAQLADVQHWLDAHAHLEWRLASDEALDNDAMKLITAHGVMSLSWPQAVKQLMPPEYPTAM
- a CDS encoding type III secretion protein HrpF — protein: MSLNSIQRRLDAHLVDSQKQLDDIALNVAEGGASQADSYAFFEASMDYSNASWAVGQLLSVKHGLAKAIINDFN
- a CDS encoding type III secretion protein, giving the protein MTTQVQSQRHESDDLTPLAWLTWWAEDCLLQADPSWWSGKVALPVSPQRRDWLHVNAEQLHRHFSLPPRLPPDPQASLMQMGKLDTAQRETVLRLMARVCQPIRNPDRADAEGIWCGRLAKALRPGLWLPAGITFSASSSAPLLSESSATSYQDALLLLRLRYGEACWSRLRLLYPRDWPDHHPISAAPLPAARLNALCDALIWKASMSA